The following are from one region of the Moritella sp. 24 genome:
- a CDS encoding acetyl-CoA carboxylase biotin carboxylase subunit: MSHQVLANKPTPFTKILIANRGEIACRIISTAQRLGIQCVAVYSAVDKNARHVCMADEAFYLGPAPAAESYLNCPRILAIAQQANAQAIHPGYGFLSENAQFAQACEQQGIVFIGPSVDAITTMGSKSAAKTMMTAANVPLVAGYHGHAQDTQTLTTQSQKIGYPQLLKAVYGGGGKGMRIVNTANEFSHALTATKREAMASFGNDDMLIERYLTKTRHIEIQIFSDHHGNCIYLSQRDCSIQRRHQKILEEAPAPALPLATQIAMGEAAVAAAKAIHYRGAGTVEFLYDEHDQFYFMEMNTRLQVEHPVTEMITGLDLVEWQLCIANNAPLPLTQSDVHIDGHAIEVRIYAEDPDNDFMPASGDITFLKQPPTSQHVRIDTGIRQGDEISPFYDPMIAKLIVWDHTRDLALLRLQSALSDYKIAGIKTNIGFLTQLAQVPALQEAALNTDFIITHANALLPDSMNLEYAFILAAMALELQQNNIKDSIKNTIDSHSSPWDETTGWRLNQPAINSQQLMTEDGVHCRVSLIKQAQDYKVELSSLTQTNTAPPEHLSYNVSGELDDSELVAFIDGHRVKATAVITAFNITLFYAGQRLVLLRQLAIKNHASQANHANELEAKITAPMNGVIVSVLCQPEQLVEAGEPLIVMEAMKMECNITAPTAGVISTVFYQDGDMVEDGAELIQLTPSLALDKKEQVS; the protein is encoded by the coding sequence ATGTCGCATCAGGTCTTAGCCAATAAACCAACCCCCTTTACCAAAATACTTATCGCTAATCGTGGTGAGATAGCGTGTCGTATAATAAGCACCGCACAGCGACTTGGTATTCAGTGTGTTGCGGTTTATTCTGCTGTAGACAAGAATGCTCGTCATGTTTGCATGGCAGATGAGGCTTTTTATTTAGGCCCAGCCCCTGCGGCTGAATCTTATTTGAATTGCCCACGTATTTTAGCCATCGCACAACAAGCAAATGCCCAAGCAATTCATCCTGGTTATGGATTTTTATCGGAAAATGCGCAATTTGCCCAAGCTTGCGAACAACAAGGCATTGTTTTTATTGGACCAAGCGTTGATGCCATTACAACGATGGGCAGTAAAAGTGCAGCGAAGACGATGATGACCGCCGCGAATGTACCACTGGTCGCGGGTTATCACGGCCATGCTCAAGATACACAAACACTAACAACCCAATCGCAAAAAATTGGCTATCCACAACTCCTAAAAGCTGTATACGGTGGCGGCGGTAAAGGGATGCGTATCGTCAATACAGCTAACGAATTTAGTCATGCGCTTACGGCCACAAAACGTGAAGCAATGGCGAGTTTTGGCAATGACGATATGCTCATTGAACGCTACCTAACCAAGACCCGTCACATCGAAATTCAGATATTTAGTGACCATCACGGTAACTGTATTTACCTTAGTCAGCGTGACTGTTCTATTCAGCGTCGTCATCAAAAAATATTAGAAGAAGCCCCCGCTCCAGCACTTCCCCTTGCAACACAAATCGCGATGGGAGAAGCAGCCGTTGCCGCTGCAAAAGCCATTCATTATCGAGGCGCAGGTACGGTTGAATTCTTATACGATGAACACGACCAATTCTATTTCATGGAGATGAATACCCGCTTACAAGTTGAACATCCCGTGACCGAAATGATCACTGGACTCGACTTAGTTGAGTGGCAACTTTGCATCGCCAATAATGCGCCTTTACCGTTAACGCAATCAGACGTCCACATTGACGGCCATGCTATCGAAGTCCGGATTTATGCCGAAGATCCAGATAATGATTTTATGCCTGCCAGTGGTGATATTACGTTTTTAAAACAGCCGCCAACATCTCAGCATGTACGGATTGATACAGGAATACGCCAAGGCGATGAAATTAGTCCATTCTACGACCCAATGATTGCAAAATTGATTGTCTGGGATCATACCCGTGACCTTGCTTTACTGCGATTGCAGTCGGCTTTGAGTGACTATAAAATTGCTGGTATAAAAACAAATATAGGTTTTTTAACTCAATTAGCACAAGTGCCCGCGTTACAAGAGGCTGCACTCAATACAGACTTTATTATCACCCACGCTAATGCCTTATTGCCTGACTCAATGAATCTCGAGTATGCATTTATTCTTGCTGCAATGGCATTAGAATTACAACAGAACAATATAAAAGACAGCATAAAAAATACTATAGACAGTCACTCTTCACCTTGGGATGAAACCACTGGCTGGCGTTTGAATCAACCCGCAATCAATAGTCAACAACTGATGACAGAAGATGGCGTTCATTGTCGCGTATCACTAATAAAGCAGGCTCAAGACTATAAAGTTGAGCTATCTAGCCTAACACAGACTAACACCGCACCTCCTGAACACCTTAGTTATAACGTGAGTGGCGAGCTTGATGATAGTGAACTGGTGGCATTCATTGATGGTCATAGAGTCAAAGCAACAGCCGTTATTACCGCATTCAATATTACGTTATTTTATGCTGGTCAGCGTCTTGTATTATTACGTCAACTCGCTATAAAAAATCATGCATCACAAGCCAATCATGCAAACGAATTAGAAGCAAAAATAACAGCCCCAATGAATGGCGTCATTGTCAGCGTACTCTGCCAACCCGAACAACTTGTCGAGGCAGGCGAACCTTTAATCGTGATGGAAGCGATGAAGATGGAGTGTAATATCACCGCTCCAACAGCTGGTGTAATATCAACTGTGTTTTATCAGGATGGAGACATGGTCGAAGATGGTGCTGAATTAATACAATTAACCCCATCCTTGGCTCTTGATAAAAAGGAACAAGTGTCATGA
- a CDS encoding enoyl-CoA hydratase-related protein, with protein MTNNSDKLNIINAEHLHTAINDQGIATITLTRPQVCNAFSVETISHLLTTLAVLQHDPAVRILLLRAEGQHFSAGADIGWMKDIAELGYQDNLADAAQLAKLMKNLNQFPKPTVALVQGCCFGGAIGLVACCDLALATTSAKFCLSEVKIGLIPAVISPYVVAAIGPRQTRRYSLTGEVFTAKQALDYGLLHQLGDDLDSVSAPFIDALLANSPAAMHAAKSLINDITNQVINDTLITETSQRIASIRVSSEAQEGLDAFLNKRKPDWFKE; from the coding sequence ATGACAAATAATTCAGACAAGTTAAATATCATCAATGCAGAACACTTACACACGGCGATTAACGATCAAGGGATTGCGACGATTACCCTGACTCGGCCTCAAGTTTGTAACGCATTTAGTGTTGAAACAATTAGTCATTTACTCACGACCCTTGCCGTATTACAGCATGATCCAGCAGTACGTATATTACTGTTACGTGCGGAAGGTCAGCATTTTTCAGCAGGTGCCGATATTGGTTGGATGAAAGATATTGCAGAACTCGGCTATCAAGATAATCTCGCCGACGCAGCACAATTAGCAAAGTTAATGAAAAACCTAAATCAATTTCCTAAACCCACTGTCGCACTAGTTCAAGGCTGCTGTTTTGGTGGTGCAATCGGACTTGTTGCCTGTTGTGATTTAGCACTTGCGACAACGTCCGCTAAATTCTGTTTAAGTGAAGTAAAAATAGGACTGATTCCCGCTGTCATTAGCCCTTATGTCGTCGCTGCTATTGGCCCTCGACAAACACGCCGCTACAGCTTAACCGGAGAGGTTTTTACTGCTAAACAAGCGTTAGACTATGGTTTACTCCATCAGTTAGGTGATGATTTAGATAGTGTCTCGGCTCCTTTTATTGACGCATTATTGGCTAACAGTCCCGCGGCAATGCACGCAGCTAAATCATTAATCAATGATATTACGAATCAAGTCATCAACGACACCCTAATAACAGAAACAAGCCAACGTATCGCATCAATTCGGGTATCAAGCGAAGCACAGGAAGGACTCGATGCGTTCCTGAATAAACGTAAACCCGACTGGTTCAAGGAATAA
- a CDS encoding carboxyl transferase domain-containing protein — protein MAKIGSIVNIQHPTFVAKQQAMHDLVNQLEHNLAKVKQGGGEVAQQRHLSRGKMLARERVDALLDPGSPLLELSQFAAWQYYNDAVPAAGVVAGIGRVNGIECMIIANDATVKGGTYYPLTVKKHLRAQEIAERCCLPCIYLVDSGGAFLPRQDEVFPDRDHFGRIFFNQANMSAKGIPQIASVMGLCTAGGAYVPAMADESIIVKQQGTIFLAGPPLVKAATGEEVSAEALGGADVHCKISGVADHYAQDDNHALQLVRQAIANINHVKRTDLAVCPSKPPLFDSLELYGIVGTDLKKQFDVKEVIARIVDSSELDEFKQYYGSTLVCGFARIHGYPVGIIANNGILFSESAQKGAHFIQLCCKRKIPLVFLQNITGFMVGKKYEAEGIAKHGAKMVAAVSCAQVPKFTVIIGGSYGAGNYGMCGRAYNPTMLWMWPNARISVMGGEQAASVLSQVKKDGLSRNNQSMTADEEAKFKAPIIEQYETQGDPYYASARLWDDGIIDPLQTRQVLGLAISAALNAPIADTQFGVFRM, from the coding sequence ATGGCTAAGATTGGTTCAATCGTTAACATTCAGCACCCTACCTTCGTGGCCAAACAACAAGCGATGCATGATCTTGTTAATCAGCTAGAACACAACTTAGCAAAAGTAAAACAAGGTGGTGGAGAAGTAGCCCAACAACGCCATTTATCCCGCGGTAAAATGTTAGCCCGAGAACGGGTTGATGCCTTACTCGATCCCGGATCCCCTTTATTAGAACTCAGTCAATTTGCCGCTTGGCAATATTACAATGATGCCGTACCCGCAGCAGGAGTGGTGGCTGGGATTGGGCGAGTCAATGGCATTGAATGTATGATCATTGCCAACGATGCAACGGTAAAAGGCGGTACTTATTATCCCTTAACCGTTAAAAAGCATTTACGCGCACAAGAAATTGCAGAACGCTGTTGCCTCCCCTGCATTTATTTAGTGGATTCTGGCGGTGCATTTTTACCACGACAAGATGAAGTTTTTCCCGATCGTGATCACTTCGGCCGTATCTTTTTTAATCAAGCCAATATGTCCGCCAAAGGTATCCCGCAAATCGCGTCTGTCATGGGGTTATGTACCGCAGGTGGTGCGTATGTACCAGCCATGGCAGACGAGTCAATTATCGTGAAACAGCAAGGTACTATTTTCTTAGCTGGCCCGCCATTAGTGAAAGCCGCAACAGGTGAAGAAGTCAGTGCTGAAGCGCTAGGCGGTGCGGATGTGCACTGTAAAATATCAGGTGTTGCAGACCATTACGCTCAAGATGATAACCATGCCTTGCAACTTGTTCGCCAAGCCATCGCCAATATCAACCATGTAAAAAGAACTGATTTGGCGGTGTGCCCCAGTAAACCCCCCTTATTCGACAGTCTTGAATTATATGGGATTGTCGGCACGGATTTAAAAAAACAATTCGATGTAAAAGAAGTTATTGCTCGTATTGTCGATAGTTCTGAATTAGATGAATTCAAGCAATACTACGGCTCAACACTCGTATGTGGCTTCGCCCGTATTCATGGCTATCCCGTTGGTATTATTGCTAATAACGGCATCCTATTTTCAGAGTCTGCACAAAAAGGTGCGCATTTTATTCAGCTCTGTTGCAAACGTAAGATCCCACTCGTGTTTCTCCAAAATATCACTGGGTTTATGGTCGGTAAAAAGTACGAGGCAGAAGGTATTGCTAAGCACGGTGCAAAAATGGTGGCGGCAGTATCCTGTGCGCAAGTACCTAAGTTTACCGTGATCATCGGTGGCAGTTATGGCGCGGGTAATTATGGTATGTGTGGCCGAGCTTATAATCCAACGATGTTGTGGATGTGGCCTAATGCAAGGATCTCTGTCATGGGCGGTGAACAAGCGGCCAGTGTTTTAAGCCAAGTGAAGAAAGACGGATTATCCCGCAATAATCAAAGTATGACAGCGGATGAAGAGGCTAAATTTAAAGCCCCTATTATTGAGCAATACGAAACGCAGGGCGACCCTTATTATGCGAGTGCTCGGCTATGGGATGACGGCATCATCGATCCACTACAAACAAGGCAAGTACTCGGACTCGCGATTTCAGCAGCACTGAATGCGCCTATCGCAGACACCCAATTCGGTGTTTTTAGAATGTAA
- a CDS encoding isovaleryl-CoA dehydrogenase, with protein MANAYTSLNFALGDTIELLRESVAAFAEDEIAPRAAQIDKENLFPSDMWRKFGDMGLLGITISETYGGVNMTYLAHVIAMQEISRASASVGLSYGAHSNLCVNQIYRHGSEQQKQQYLPALISGEHVGALAMTEPNAGSDVVSMKLSAELNGDNYILNGNKMWITNGPEATTYIVYAKTEPSLNSHGITAFIVERGFSGFSQAQKLDKLGMRGSNTCELVFQDCIVPKANILGKLNQGVQVLMSGLDYERLVLTGGPLGIMDACMDLVVPYIHQRQQFGKAIGEFQLVQAKIADMYSQMNAAKCYTYTVARACDNGEASRKDCAGVILYCAELATKMALDTIQLLGGNGYSNEYAAGRLLRDAKLYEIGAGTSEMRRMLIGRELFNESGA; from the coding sequence ATGGCAAATGCTTACACATCACTGAACTTCGCCCTTGGGGATACCATCGAACTGTTACGTGAAAGCGTGGCCGCATTTGCTGAAGACGAAATAGCCCCACGCGCGGCACAAATAGATAAAGAAAATCTCTTTCCCAGTGATATGTGGCGTAAGTTTGGTGATATGGGGTTGCTTGGTATTACCATCAGCGAAACATACGGTGGCGTCAATATGACTTACCTTGCCCATGTCATTGCGATGCAGGAAATAAGTCGCGCATCAGCATCAGTGGGACTTAGTTATGGTGCCCATTCCAATCTGTGTGTCAATCAAATCTACCGCCATGGTAGCGAGCAACAAAAACAACAATACCTCCCTGCACTCATCAGCGGTGAACATGTTGGAGCATTAGCCATGACCGAACCCAATGCAGGCTCAGATGTGGTATCTATGAAATTGTCTGCCGAACTCAATGGTGATAACTACATACTGAACGGCAATAAAATGTGGATCACCAATGGTCCTGAAGCCACAACTTATATTGTTTACGCGAAAACGGAGCCAAGCCTAAACAGTCATGGTATTACAGCCTTTATCGTTGAACGTGGTTTCAGTGGTTTTAGCCAAGCACAAAAACTCGATAAACTCGGTATGCGTGGTTCCAATACCTGTGAACTGGTATTTCAAGACTGCATTGTCCCCAAAGCGAATATACTCGGTAAACTCAACCAGGGAGTGCAAGTGTTAATGAGCGGCCTTGACTACGAACGGCTGGTTCTCACTGGTGGGCCATTAGGCATTATGGATGCATGTATGGATCTGGTCGTACCCTATATCCACCAGCGCCAACAGTTCGGTAAAGCAATTGGTGAATTCCAACTTGTACAAGCCAAAATAGCCGATATGTATAGCCAAATGAATGCCGCGAAATGTTATACCTACACGGTAGCGCGCGCGTGTGACAACGGTGAAGCCAGCCGTAAAGATTGCGCGGGAGTGATCTTATACTGTGCAGAACTCGCGACCAAAATGGCATTGGATACTATCCAATTATTAGGTGGTAACGGCTACAGTAATGAATATGCCGCTGGACGTTTGCTCCGTGATGCCAAGCTGTATGAAATTGGCGCGGGTACATCTGAAATGCGACGCATGTTGATCGGCCGAGAACTGTTTAACGAATCTGGAGCGTAG
- a CDS encoding NupC/NupG family nucleoside CNT transporter, which produces MQLLISLVGIAVLILCACALSENRKAINWRTVGGALFLQAGFAAIVLYSSIGQTMLGAMSSGVASILGFADVGIQFLFGDLATEGFIFAIRVLPLVIFISALISLLYYIGVMQWVIKVIGGGIQKFLGTSRVESLAATGNIFLSQGESPLLVKPFLPKMTRSELFAVMTGGMASVAGSVLGGYAGLGVELKYLIAASFMAAPGSLMMAKLLVPEQETVTEDADIEMAKSEHSNAIDALAAGAMNGMKVAVAIGTMLIAFVSVIAMANAGLETVGHWVGIESLTLQSVLGYIFSPLAYMIGVPEHEMLIAGSFIGQKMILNEFVAFMDFAAVKETISEHSQVIITFALCGFANIGSIAIQIGSIGVMAPERRSDVASLGFKAVLAATLANLMSAALAGIFISL; this is translated from the coding sequence ATGCAGTTGTTAATTAGCTTAGTCGGTATCGCAGTACTGATCTTATGTGCTTGCGCACTTTCTGAAAACCGTAAAGCAATCAATTGGCGTACCGTTGGTGGTGCACTGTTTTTACAAGCAGGTTTTGCTGCGATTGTACTTTATTCTTCGATTGGCCAAACAATGTTGGGCGCAATGAGTAGTGGTGTTGCAAGCATCCTAGGCTTTGCCGATGTTGGTATTCAATTCTTATTTGGTGATTTAGCGACTGAAGGCTTTATTTTCGCAATTCGTGTATTGCCATTAGTTATTTTTATTAGTGCGCTTATCTCACTGCTTTATTACATTGGTGTAATGCAATGGGTGATTAAAGTGATTGGCGGTGGTATCCAGAAGTTTCTTGGTACGAGTCGCGTTGAATCATTAGCGGCAACAGGTAACATTTTCCTTTCACAAGGTGAGTCTCCATTACTTGTTAAACCATTTTTACCAAAAATGACACGTTCAGAGCTATTCGCTGTAATGACGGGTGGTATGGCATCGGTTGCTGGTAGTGTTCTGGGTGGTTATGCTGGTTTAGGTGTTGAACTTAAATACCTGATTGCAGCAAGCTTCATGGCTGCACCTGGTAGTTTAATGATGGCTAAATTATTAGTGCCAGAGCAAGAAACAGTGACTGAAGACGCTGATATTGAAATGGCAAAAAGCGAACACAGTAATGCAATTGATGCATTAGCTGCTGGTGCGATGAACGGTATGAAAGTTGCTGTTGCAATCGGTACGATGTTAATTGCATTTGTGAGTGTTATCGCAATGGCAAACGCTGGTTTAGAGACAGTTGGTCACTGGGTTGGTATTGAAAGTTTAACACTACAAAGTGTTCTTGGTTATATCTTCTCACCATTAGCATATATGATTGGTGTACCAGAACATGAAATGCTAATCGCAGGTTCATTCATTGGTCAAAAAATGATTCTAAATGAATTTGTTGCTTTCATGGACTTTGCTGCAGTAAAAGAGACTATTTCAGAGCACAGCCAAGTGATTATTACATTCGCATTATGTGGTTTTGCAAACATTGGTTCTATCGCAATTCAAATCGGTTCTATTGGTGTGATGGCGCCAGAACGTCGTTCAGATGTTGCAAGCTTAGGCTTCAAGGCAGTATTAGCGGCAACGCTTGCTAACTTAATGAGTGCTGCATTAGCGGGTATTTTTATTAGCCTATAA
- a CDS encoding bile acid:sodium symporter family protein, with protein sequence MDIPVINLLNLTLGGFNVSDIATGALILMMTTMGLTLKLSDFYRIMTQPLPVITGLFIQLLALPVIAFLLIAIYEPAFPIAIGMIILACCPSAATSNFFTHIAKGDVALSVSMTAISGIIVVFTTPLFINLGFMNLTGEGQTIYLPLLPSMLQIIKLIILPVAVGMTFRHFASSLAQTIEPYATKLSFASILFVMCILFAEVYPSLGTIIELALAPVLTLNIVMMVLGVTIAKLLKLNTQQARSICVEIGIQNYVLAVVIAIAILKQPEFAIAAIVYLFTMYVCVFAFIAYCRFQDMTVNKTVSD encoded by the coding sequence ATGGATATACCGGTTATTAACCTACTTAATTTAACGCTAGGCGGATTCAATGTCTCAGATATTGCAACAGGCGCGTTAATACTCATGATGACCACAATGGGATTAACACTCAAGCTAAGCGATTTCTATCGTATTATGACACAGCCACTCCCTGTTATTACCGGGCTATTTATTCAATTACTCGCTTTACCAGTGATCGCTTTTTTGCTTATTGCAATTTATGAACCTGCTTTTCCTATTGCGATTGGTATGATCATTCTTGCTTGCTGCCCAAGTGCTGCTACCTCTAATTTTTTCACCCATATTGCCAAAGGTGATGTAGCTTTATCGGTATCTATGACGGCAATAAGCGGTATTATCGTTGTCTTTACCACGCCACTGTTTATTAACTTAGGTTTTATGAATTTAACCGGTGAAGGTCAAACTATCTACTTGCCTCTGCTGCCATCAATGCTACAAATTATCAAACTGATTATCTTACCCGTCGCGGTTGGCATGACCTTTCGTCATTTTGCTTCATCACTTGCCCAAACGATCGAACCTTACGCGACAAAGCTGTCGTTTGCGTCCATCTTATTTGTTATGTGTATCTTATTCGCCGAAGTTTACCCGAGCTTAGGTACCATTATTGAGTTGGCTTTAGCACCGGTGCTCACACTGAATATTGTGATGATGGTACTTGGGGTGACCATCGCGAAATTACTCAAGCTCAATACCCAACAAGCCCGCTCTATTTGTGTCGAAATTGGTATTCAGAACTATGTGCTCGCAGTGGTCATTGCAATTGCGATCTTAAAACAACCTGAATTTGCGATCGCAGCGATTGTCTATTTATTCACTATGTACGTGTGTGTTTTTGCATTTATTGCTTATTGCCGCTTCCAAGACATGACTGTAAATAAAACGGTAAGTGATTAG
- a CDS encoding LysE family translocator: MFGVTELWLFVVSGIMLNLIPGPDSLYVIGRSAGQGFRAGSVGAFGIGAGTLVHVFAAAFGLSAILATSAMAFTVVKVIGCIYLLYIGFTMLLSKSKAVNMDTAIVESTEGVDAKRVESKNTSLSNIFFQGFLTNVLNPKVALFFLAFVPQFIAMDYPNKALSFIFLGVIFNINAMIWCHLLAWSSSSIGGKLKHNQRLTTYLTKFTGALFLFFGIKLAMSKQV, encoded by the coding sequence ATGTTTGGAGTAACAGAACTGTGGTTATTTGTGGTATCAGGCATTATGCTCAACTTGATCCCCGGCCCTGATTCTCTCTATGTTATTGGCCGTAGTGCAGGGCAAGGATTTCGAGCTGGTTCTGTTGGCGCATTTGGTATTGGAGCCGGCACTTTAGTGCATGTTTTTGCTGCAGCGTTTGGGTTATCAGCTATTTTGGCTACGTCAGCGATGGCTTTTACCGTTGTTAAAGTGATTGGTTGTATTTATTTACTCTACATCGGCTTTACGATGCTATTGTCAAAGAGTAAGGCGGTGAATATGGACACCGCTATTGTAGAGAGTACTGAGGGCGTCGATGCGAAGCGTGTCGAAAGCAAAAATACATCGTTATCGAATATCTTTTTTCAAGGTTTTTTAACCAATGTGTTAAACCCTAAAGTAGCCTTATTCTTTCTTGCTTTTGTGCCGCAATTTATCGCGATGGACTACCCAAATAAAGCACTGTCATTTATCTTTCTTGGCGTTATTTTTAACATTAACGCGATGATCTGGTGCCATCTTCTGGCTTGGTCATCATCCTCTATTGGGGGTAAGTTGAAGCATAATCAGCGATTAACGACTTACCTTACCAAGTTCACGGGGGCGTTGTTCCTATTTTTCGGTATTAAATTAGCGATGAGTAAGCAGGTTTAG
- a CDS encoding TonB-dependent receptor domain-containing protein: MRINTTSKRNTTFNNLFKFNAVALAVISSLNVSAAAQADQNVTTIVANDSERAITVDQPGKSLITREEIEEQQANNVAEILDTIPGVTIDGGARQGGERINIRGFSATEDLAFYVDGAPIGFQQYRYGSFFFDPSMIGEVEVTKGAHDYKTGNGGTGGTIRVKTKDAEDLLGEDESFGVRVQAGFNSGDNNQRYNVTAYGKTGGFQYLVNGITRNTEDMTDGNGNTVKFSGSEQKNWLAKMSYEVGAHRFALSHSEFSDEGRKPWATRRGTMPTIGKRHIEKYGSVERAQLAYTVYNKYANNVTTANYRYNPISALVDVDLTLSISENKRHWERPDFTWNKYNPDGTKNKSYMYVSVGSYGHASDLEYERHFADLNNTAQVGEHTITTGLQYQYQDRDSLVNNRSAATKASKNFGIYTPYYEPSGTQSTYSFYIADAYQITDDLLITPSIRYDYVRSEGKGNLASDYNDPTVGHDYSAVSHDGWSPRIELDYYVTDNTSLNVAYAYAFQAPTIDDIYSVQYAKAGGAKATSRDIDAERVHAFSTSLTNHTVGVFTHNDQFAGQITGFYNEVENDIGQRMGAKRVKDTQQGWRVNLDGFKTYGFELMGQYRINGFYANSSLVSIQGKHNGSWKDATGADDHVPGIPPLNINVGLGYEWIRGLTTGWDLRWYDAQDDVPTTSYVVNNASKAYTLQDIYVKWQPLADREKLTMRLTVKNLTDRYYEPYLSNGVAAAGREVRANVAYTF; encoded by the coding sequence ATGCGCATTAACACTACATCTAAACGTAATACTACATTTAATAATCTCTTCAAATTTAATGCTGTCGCACTGGCGGTGATTTCTAGCTTAAATGTTTCAGCTGCAGCACAAGCAGATCAAAATGTGACAACGATTGTCGCGAATGACTCTGAACGTGCGATTACGGTAGACCAACCGGGTAAATCGTTAATTACCAGAGAAGAAATTGAAGAGCAACAAGCCAATAATGTCGCTGAAATTCTCGATACTATTCCAGGTGTAACCATTGATGGCGGTGCACGTCAGGGTGGTGAGCGAATTAATATTCGTGGTTTTTCTGCGACTGAAGATCTGGCTTTTTATGTTGATGGTGCGCCTATTGGTTTTCAGCAATACCGTTATGGTAGCTTCTTCTTTGACCCGAGTATGATTGGCGAAGTTGAAGTGACCAAAGGTGCACATGATTACAAAACCGGTAACGGTGGCACAGGTGGTACGATCCGCGTTAAAACGAAAGATGCAGAGGATCTACTTGGTGAAGACGAAAGCTTTGGTGTTCGTGTACAAGCAGGTTTTAACAGCGGTGATAATAACCAGCGTTATAATGTGACTGCTTACGGTAAAACAGGTGGTTTTCAATACTTGGTTAATGGTATTACGAGAAATACCGAAGACATGACCGACGGTAATGGCAATACAGTTAAATTTTCGGGGTCAGAGCAAAAAAACTGGTTAGCTAAAATGAGTTATGAGGTTGGTGCGCATCGTTTTGCACTCAGTCACAGCGAATTTTCTGATGAGGGTCGTAAACCTTGGGCAACACGTCGCGGTACTATGCCAACAATAGGGAAACGCCATATCGAGAAATACGGCTCGGTAGAAAGAGCGCAGTTGGCTTATACGGTTTATAACAAATATGCTAATAATGTCACCACGGCAAATTATCGCTATAACCCAATTAGTGCGCTGGTTGATGTTGATTTAACATTGTCGATTTCAGAGAACAAACGTCACTGGGAACGCCCTGATTTTACTTGGAATAAGTATAACCCTGACGGAACTAAAAATAAGAGTTACATGTATGTGAGTGTTGGATCATACGGCCATGCTTCAGATCTTGAATATGAGCGTCATTTTGCTGACTTGAATAACACTGCACAAGTGGGTGAACATACGATCACGACAGGTTTACAATACCAATATCAAGATCGTGACTCATTGGTAAACAATCGCTCAGCCGCCACGAAAGCATCGAAAAACTTTGGTATTTACACTCCTTATTATGAGCCATCAGGTACTCAATCAACCTACTCATTTTATATTGCTGACGCTTATCAAATTACCGATGATTTATTAATCACACCTTCAATTCGCTACGATTATGTACGTAGCGAAGGTAAAGGTAATTTAGCCAGTGACTACAATGATCCAACGGTAGGGCATGACTATAGTGCGGTGTCACATGATGGCTGGAGTCCGCGTATAGAATTGGATTATTATGTTACCGATAACACCAGTTTGAACGTGGCTTATGCCTATGCGTTTCAAGCGCCAACAATTGATGATATCTATTCTGTCCAATATGCAAAAGCAGGTGGTGCGAAAGCGACAAGTCGTGATATTGATGCGGAGCGAGTACATGCATTTAGTACCAGTTTAACTAACCATACAGTGGGTGTATTTACCCATAACGATCAGTTCGCAGGGCAAATTACCGGTTTTTATAATGAAGTCGAAAATGATATTGGTCAGCGCATGGGGGCTAAAAGAGTTAAGGACACTCAGCAAGGTTGGCGTGTAAATCTCGATGGTTTTAAAACCTACGGCTTTGAGCTGATGGGGCAATATCGCATTAATGGATTTTATGCGAATTCATCATTGGTGAGTATTCAAGGTAAGCATAATGGTTCATGGAAAGATGCCACTGGCGCTGATGATCATGTACCGGGTATACCACCATTGAATATAAATGTTGGACTAGGTTATGAATGGATTAGAGGGTTAACAACCGGTTGGGATTTACGTTGGTATGATGCACAAGATGATGTGCCTACAACGAGTTATGTCGTTAACAATGCAAGTAAAGCTTATACACTGCAAGATATCTATGTGAAATGGCAGCCTTTGGCTGATAGAGAAAAGTTAACCATGAGACTGACGGTTAAGAATTTAACAGATAGGTATTATGAACCTTACTTATCAAACGGTGTTGCTGCTGCTGGTCGAGAGGTTCGTGCTAACGTTGCTTATACGTTTTAA